The following nucleotide sequence is from Komagataeibacter medellinensis NBRC 3288.
CAAGCAGCCTGCCCTGCTCAACGTACCCCGTTACGAAGCCTTTGCCACGTTCCTGCATGCCCACGGCATCATGACCCATGATGTCGCACTCGGACAGTATGCGGTGGACCCGTTTGCCCTGCCTTCCGCTCCCTGAGAGACTGCGGAGGAAGTCATTGGAAAGTTTTTGGTACAAGACGACACCCAAAAACTTTTATTGTTTTTCATCAATACGTTGATTTCAAACAGCCGTTCAATCCTGTGGTGTGATGGCGGTCAGCAGGTCGCGCTTGTGCGGCAAGAAAATGGTCACGCGCAGGCCGTGCCACGCCACGATGCTGTCACCAAGGAACATGGCCAGCGCAATGACGGTGCACACAAGCGCATTGCCGAACATGAGCACCAGCCACCACGCCACGGCAGAATCCCGTACACTACCAAGGAACAGCGCAAAGGCCGAACCACAGGCCGAGGCCCCGCCCACACCGCCAAACAGGATCGCGGCATCAAGCAGCAGGGTGCGGTAATGCAGCAGCGCCAGCCGTTTGAGCAGCGCGCGCGCGTCCTTGCCAGTCTTGTCGTCCGTGCTTTCCAGCTTGTCGCGCACGGTCTCGATCCGGTCGCTGACCCGTGCAAGCCGCGTGTTAAACATATTGAGCAGCGTGCCGATGCCCGACAGCATGAAAACCGGCGTCAGCGCAGTCTGGATCAGATGGGCGACACCATCGATTGATTCATCGGGAATAAGGCCGGGGAAGGCAGACACGGCAGGCATTTCCTTGGCTGGCGGAGGGGGATGCGTTTTTTGGGCTTATCGTGCCCTCCGTCAAGAGGCAGAATCCCCCCAGTGCAGCCCAAGGAGCCGGCAATGTCCCATAATTACGCAACACCGCTCACCCCGGAAAAACGCCTGGCCCGCGTACTTGCCCGCATTCCCGCTGACTGGCCGCTTGAGATCGAACGCCAGCCCGCCACAGGTTGGCGTGCACGACTGACCCTGCCCGTGCACGGCGTACGGGACTGGACCCCACCCCAACCCACCATGCTCGCGGCGCTAGAAGCCGCATGGCGCGATGCCCGCGAAAGCGTGGCAACAGATCCGAGCAAGGGAGAGACAGTCAAGAAATAAGTTAAGTAAATATAAACACAGATACGTGATTATCTGCTTTGTATTATCCGCCTGATGCACCGTGGACCGGTACTGGTTTTATTGTCACAGGCACAGGAATTCAGATGCACACGATTGTTTGATGCCTACCGCTACCTGTGGCCCATACGCATCCCGACATAGAAAAAAGCGTACTATCATTCCGCAATATCGTACAGCCCGATGCCGGAAACGTACATGTGTCCAAGCTGACCACATTTTGAACATTGTATAAAAAAAAAGGATATTTGCTAACAAATCCCGTGCGTTCCCGCCTGTGACCCACCACAGACCGCAGAGACGGCGGGAGAAATCCCTCCGCTATCGCCACCATGGCATGCCCACGCACCAGCTTGTTTGCACCCATGAGGGCCATTGACCCGCCGGACTTTATACAACAGGAATGCGGACAGGGAGTTCAATACTATGTCGGCAGTAAAATTGGCGCGTATCGGCGCGATGGTTGTCATGGCAACTGGCAGTGCATCCATTGCCTGCCCCGATGGGGCACGGGCTGATGATTACAGTGAACTCCTTGATATCCTCAAGGCCAAGGGCAGCCTGACGCAAGGTGAGTACAAGGGCCTGCTGACCCACCACATGCAGCATGTACGTGAGGCTACGGCAGCCAGCCGTCCGCAATACGTACCCGCCCAGCGCCACATGGCTACCCCCACATCCACCCATGCCCAGGTGCGCACCGCCATGGGCCATGACGTGCAGCCCCCCGGTCAGATCGAGATTGGCGGCGGCGGCATGGACCCCGATTATGTACTGGCACAGGCGCAGCAGGCAGCAGCCAACGCGCAGGCCAGTGCGGCATCGGCTGAGTCCACATGGCTTGCCACCCAGCATTCCATGGGCCTTGGTGGCGGCGACTCCTTTGTGCGCATGGCGAAATATGAACCCGGCAAGGGCCTGACCTTCAAGGCCGGACCGATCAACATCAACCTCTCGGGCTTCATCAACGGGTTCTATACCTATAACAGCCCGGCAGGCGGCATGCCGGTTGCCGGTGGCGTCTCGACCGGGGCGAGCGGTTTCGACTCTTCCGCCCTGCGCAACGGCCTGCTGCCCGCGGGTCTGATCCTCAAGCTCTCGACCACTCAGAACGGCATCGACCTTGCTGCCGTCATGGGCATGTATCCCGGCATCGACAATGCCAAGAACGGCGCCTTCAACGCCAATACCGGCGGCAGTCCGGTGGGCCTTGGTACCGCCGGCATCGACTTTCGTCAGGTTTACGTAACGGCGGGCAACAAGAAGTGGGGCACGTTCAAGATCGGGCGTGACCTTGGCATCTTTGGTGGCGATGCCATTCTTGATGACGCGACCCTGCTTAGCGTCGGTTCCACGGGCAGCAACTCGGCGCCGGGCAACACCTCACTGGGCCGCATCGGTGTCGGTTACGTGTATGCTGACTGGATTCCGCAGATTTCCTACCAGTCACCCACCATCAAGGGCTTCCAGGGCACGATCGGTATCCTTCAGCCGCTGGACGAGTTCGATTTCTCCGGCTCGGACCCCAACGGCACCGCCTATTCGGCCGGTTCCACCCAGCACAGTTCGCCCATGATCCAGGGCAAGATCACCTATGACTTCAAGATCGGTGGCCTGAGTGCGCGCATCTGGGCCAGTTTCCTGACCCAGCACCAGCAGAACCTGACGGTTAGCCGCACAATGACCGTGCATACGGCCCTGCTTGAAGCCAATGGCGGGATTTATGACATGGCCACCACCACCACGACGGATGATGCGGTCAATCCGGGCCAGAAACGTGGTGTTACAGCAGAAGCGGGCGAAATCGGCACCAAGCTGACATATGGGCCGGCGCAGTTCGTGGGCTACTACTACCGTGGCAGCGGCTTGGGCACGACTGGCCTGTTCTTTGACGGCGTAGCCAATAACGGCCACAAGCGTGCATCGGAAGGCTACTATGTCCAGATGATGTACAACTTCACCAAGAAGTTCAAACTGGTAGGAAGCTACGGTGTCAGTAACCTCTACCTTGCGCCAGGCGAGACCAATCCCGACCTTGTTCGCCGCAATGAATCGGAAGTGGGCGCGGCCTACTACAAGATGACCGACTGGCTGAACCTGGTGGCGGAATACGCCCATACCAGTTCGGCGGCACACGGTCCGTACAAGGAAAGCGACAACAGCGCATCAGGCGGCATGATCCTGCTTTTCTGAACGCTATCCGGGCCGGAGAATCAGGGACCGGCCCCAACTTGTTCATGGCTTCTTCTCTTTTTCATGTCAGGTTTCCGGCCATAGTCGGAACCTGAACCGGAAAGGGAGGAAAACCACATGCCCAACCCGCACCGCTGGCCCCTGCGTGTCGGACTTGTCGGGTACGGCTTTGCCGGGCGTATCTTCCATGCCCCCCTGATCCACGCCACACCGGGGCTGGAACTGGCGGCCATCTGTTCCAGCAGGCGTAGCGATGTGCTGGCGGAGTGGCCCCACCTGCCGGTTGTCAGCACGCCAGAGGCATTGTTTGCCCAGCCCGACCTGGATCTTGTCGTCATCGCCACACCCAACAGGACCCACGCCCCGCTGGCCACTGCCGCTCTGCGCACCGGGCTGCATGTAGTGGTGGACAAGCCGTTTACCCTGACCGTGGCACAGGCCCGCGAAGTCGCTGCGGTGGCACAGGCGCATGGACGCGTGCTATCCGTTTTCCAGAACCGGCGCTGGGACAGTGACTTCCTGGGGATCCGCCACCATATCCGCAGCGGAGTAATCGGTCGCGTGACCGAACTGGAATCCCGCATGGACCGCTTCCGCCCGCAGGTGCGCGCGCGCTGGCGGGAAACGGATGCACCGGGTAGCGGGCTGTGGTTCGACCTTGGCCCGCACATGGCCGACCAGGTGCTGCAACTGTTTGGTCTGCCCGACAGCATTCAGGCCAGCATGACCCAACAGCGCGATCATGCCAGCGGCACGGACTGGGCACAGGTCATATTCTCATACGGGGCGCTGCGCGTCAGCCTGCATTGCAGCCTGCTGGCGGCATGGTCTGGCCCGCGTTTTATAGTGCATGGCACGCAGGGCTCCCTGCTCAAGCATCATGGTGACCAGCAAGAAAACCAGCTTCGTACCGGCCATCTACCCGGCGCATCTGGTTGGGGTCATGACCCGGATGACATCATGCTGTTCGATGGCACGGACAGGCCCCGCCCCCTGTCCGCCCCGCCGGGTGACTACCGGATCTATTACGCACTGGTGCGCGATGCGATCATGAAGCGTGGCCCCAATCCGGTGCCACCCATACAGGCCATTGCCCTTATGGCGGTACTGGAAACCGCCGTGGCCTCCAGCGAAGCTGGCAAGGCACTTTCCCTGCCCCTGACCGGGATGGAATGCCAGCAATGGGCGCAAAGCATTGATAAATAATAAAAAGTTTTTGGGTGCCGCCTTTTTTTAAAAGGCGGCGTTCTTTAAAGCTGCTTGAAAAAAGCTTCACCAGAAACTTCTTTACGGTTTAAGGCCCTGAGGGGCTGACCACGGCATACAGACCGATTTCCAGGTGCTTGCCGGTGGAGTAATTCAGCCCCTGCTCCTGCCCCAGTTCATGCACATCCAGCCCATCATGCAGGGCGCGGGCACCAAAGGTGGCCAGATCCTGTGCGCCCACCAGGGCCATGCCGCATTTCTGGTTCTGTTGCAGAAAATCGGCTGCCGCTGCCGCATTGACCAGCCGTGTATCCTGCCCCAGCAGGAACACAAGGCTGGGTTCCGAATCAGATGTGGATGCCACAATGGTCTGCGCGCAGGGCCGGTGTGCTGCCACAAGCCCCGCCAGCCGCGGGCTAAGCCATATCGTGTGCAGTTGCGGGATGACCGTAACGAATAACCCAACATGGATGATGACTGCCGCCGCCACCGCCGCCATGACCGCACGCAGCATGTCCCGGTGCAGAATCATGTACCCCGCCATGACCAGCAACGGCAGGGCACCAGCCGGAATCAGCATCGCCGCCCACGGCACGATCCCCTCCATGCGCCACAGCAGCACCGGACCGGCAAAGGCCAGCACGGAGCCAACCGTAAACCAGACCAGACCATACGCCGCCAGCAAGCCACGCGCCCACAGGGCCCGGGGCCATTCCCAATTGGTGGGAAAGGAGACGATCGCCGCTGCCGTCAGGATGGCAATGGCCGGATAGGTCGGCAGCACGTAATGCGGCAGTTTGGTCGCAATCGCCTCAAACACCAGCCAGTGCGGTACGATCCAGCACAGCAGGTAGCGCACATGCGGCTGGAAACGCTGTGCCCAGATGAAGGGCAGGCTCATGGCCGCGAAAATCGATCCCGGCCAGAACGCAATGGCAAAGACGCCCAGATGGTAGCCCGGCGGCAGGCCATGCGTTTCCTGTCCGCTCGCCACCTTACCCAGAAAGTTACGCCCCACCGCGCGAGAAAAGAAATCGCCGTGGCTGATCACGCCAATGGCAATACACCACGGCAGCACGATCGCCAGCATGACCAGCCACCCCCATGCCGGGCGCAGGCGATGCCACCAGTCAATCCGCCGCTCCACCAGCGCAAGCGCCAGCGGGGTGCCAAAACCGGGAATCAGCACGACCGGCCCCTTGAGCATGAGGCCACACCCCAGCGCTACCCAATACAGCAGGGCAGCGGCAAGAGGGGTTGCAAGGTCGCGCTCCCGGTCCAGATAGGCACGCAGTAGCCCGCATTGTGCCAGCAGCACGGATAACAGTAGGGTCGTATCAATGGTGGCCATCCGCCCTTCCGC
It contains:
- a CDS encoding DUF2721 domain-containing protein, producing MPAVSAFPGLIPDESIDGVAHLIQTALTPVFMLSGIGTLLNMFNTRLARVSDRIETVRDKLESTDDKTGKDARALLKRLALLHYRTLLLDAAILFGGVGGASACGSAFALFLGSVRDSAVAWWLVLMFGNALVCTVIALAMFLGDSIVAWHGLRVTIFLPHKRDLLTAITPQD
- a CDS encoding porin family protein, whose translation is MATGSASIACPDGARADDYSELLDILKAKGSLTQGEYKGLLTHHMQHVREATAASRPQYVPAQRHMATPTSTHAQVRTAMGHDVQPPGQIEIGGGGMDPDYVLAQAQQAAANAQASAASAESTWLATQHSMGLGGGDSFVRMAKYEPGKGLTFKAGPININLSGFINGFYTYNSPAGGMPVAGGVSTGASGFDSSALRNGLLPAGLILKLSTTQNGIDLAAVMGMYPGIDNAKNGAFNANTGGSPVGLGTAGIDFRQVYVTAGNKKWGTFKIGRDLGIFGGDAILDDATLLSVGSTGSNSAPGNTSLGRIGVGYVYADWIPQISYQSPTIKGFQGTIGILQPLDEFDFSGSDPNGTAYSAGSTQHSSPMIQGKITYDFKIGGLSARIWASFLTQHQQNLTVSRTMTVHTALLEANGGIYDMATTTTTDDAVNPGQKRGVTAEAGEIGTKLTYGPAQFVGYYYRGSGLGTTGLFFDGVANNGHKRASEGYYVQMMYNFTKKFKLVGSYGVSNLYLAPGETNPDLVRRNESEVGAAYYKMTDWLNLVAEYAHTSSAAHGPYKESDNSASGGMILLF
- a CDS encoding oxidoreductase encodes the protein MPNPHRWPLRVGLVGYGFAGRIFHAPLIHATPGLELAAICSSRRSDVLAEWPHLPVVSTPEALFAQPDLDLVVIATPNRTHAPLATAALRTGLHVVVDKPFTLTVAQAREVAAVAQAHGRVLSVFQNRRWDSDFLGIRHHIRSGVIGRVTELESRMDRFRPQVRARWRETDAPGSGLWFDLGPHMADQVLQLFGLPDSIQASMTQQRDHASGTDWAQVIFSYGALRVSLHCSLLAAWSGPRFIVHGTQGSLLKHHGDQQENQLRTGHLPGASGWGHDPDDIMLFDGTDRPRPLSAPPGDYRIYYALVRDAIMKRGPNPVPPIQAIALMAVLETAVASSEAGKALSLPLTGMECQQWAQSIDK
- a CDS encoding ArnT family glycosyltransferase, giving the protein MTRLTLRHYIFVALSVFVLFLPGRASLPPLDRDEPRYMEATAQMLHSGNYVDVRFLDQPRYLQPAGIYWLEAAAVRLTGMQDQHATWPYRIPSLLAVTVAAVLTAWIGAALFGPTCGLLAAALLAVSVLMTAEGRMATIDTTLLLSVLLAQCGLLRAYLDRERDLATPLAAALLYWVALGCGLMLKGPVVLIPGFGTPLALALVERRIDWWHRLRPAWGWLVMLAIVLPWCIAIGVISHGDFFSRAVGRNFLGKVASGQETHGLPPGYHLGVFAIAFWPGSIFAAMSLPFIWAQRFQPHVRYLLCWIVPHWLVFEAIATKLPHYVLPTYPAIAILTAAAIVSFPTNWEWPRALWARGLLAAYGLVWFTVGSVLAFAGPVLLWRMEGIVPWAAMLIPAGALPLLVMAGYMILHRDMLRAVMAAVAAAVIIHVGLFVTVIPQLHTIWLSPRLAGLVAAHRPCAQTIVASTSDSEPSLVFLLGQDTRLVNAAAAADFLQQNQKCGMALVGAQDLATFGARALHDGLDVHELGQEQGLNYSTGKHLEIGLYAVVSPSGP